A window from Odocoileus virginianus isolate 20LAN1187 ecotype Illinois chromosome 24, Ovbor_1.2, whole genome shotgun sequence encodes these proteins:
- the LOC110149362 gene encoding lysozyme C-3-like — protein sequence MLNSKPSSPWSVWMSGFSVNMKALIILGLLLLSVAVQGKVFERCELARTLKELGLDGYKGISLAKWGCLTKWESGYNTKATNYNPSRESSNYGIFQINGKWWCDDGKTPKGVDGCHVSCSALMENDIAKAVACAKKTASEQGITAWVAWKSHC from the exons ATGTTAAATAGCAAGCCCAGCTCACCCTGGTCAGTCTGGATGTCTGGCTTCTCAGTCAACATGAAGGCTCTCATTATCCTGGGACTTCTCCTCCTTTCTGTCGCTGTCCAAGGCAAGGTCTTTGAGAGATGTGAGCTTGCCAGAACTCTGAAGGAACTTGGACTGGATGGCTATAAGGGAATCAGCCTGGCAAAATG gggTTGTTTGACCAAATGGGAAAGTGGTTATAACACAAAAGCTACAAACTACAATCCTAGCAGGGAAAGCAGTAATTATGGGATATTTCAGATCAACGGCAAATGGTGGTGTGATGATGGCAAAACCCCAAAAGGAGTTGATGGCTGTCACGTGTCCTGCAGTG CATTAATGGAAAATGACATCGCTAAAGCTGTAGCATGTGCAAAGAAGACTGCCAGTGAGCAAGGCATTACAGCATG